A single genomic interval of Euwallacea similis isolate ESF13 chromosome 2, ESF131.1, whole genome shotgun sequence harbors:
- the LOC136419479 gene encoding uncharacterized protein isoform X1: MHGSAGLHSAMAIKRQRRRREQEAKKRALERRLSSKTMSMDSMEHLPQRRHSFHQAESYQVSSIGLLHIGVCFFVLGLFLIGSGLLPDDLLTWTSGGWWNELTMTGIFVTVIGVLLIGLNKIVSRKEERELQQYVQSQLTRSRSGHRLERDVETGCLTTKHHRRLLEKQREDRNNKLDSTELASVHSPHSKTAPLTVLNGEAYLEKIMEEDMERCEMEVKALELRETMSTTTTASVSPGTPSESRELIANGRQYSFNSRQY; the protein is encoded by the coding sequence ATGCACGGGTCAGCTGGGCTCCACTCGGCCATGGCCATCAAGCGCCAGCGGCGTCGAAGAGAACAAGAAGCCAAAAAGAGGGCGTTGGAACGGAGGTTGTCCTCCAAGACCATGAGTATGGACAGCATGGAACATCTGCCCCAAAGGCGGCACAGTTTCCACCAGGCTGAGAGCTACCAAGTATCCTCTATTGGTCTCCTGCACATCGGAGTAtgcttttttgttttgggaTTGTTCCTGATAGGTTCGGGACTATTACCTGACGACCTTCTGACCTGGACAAGTGGCGGCTGGTGGAACGAACTGACAATGACAGGAATCTTCGTGACTGTCATAGGAGTGCTGCTCATaggattaaataaaatcgtttCGAGGAAAGAGGAACGAGAGCTGCAACAGTACGTCCAAAGTCAACTTACCAGGTCTAGAAGCGGTCACAGACTGGAGCGGGACGTTGAAACTGGGTGCTTAACTACAAAGCACCACAGACGTTTGCTAGAGAAACAAAGGGAAGACAGAAATAATAAACTTGATTCAACAGAGTTGGCCTCGGTACACTCGCCCCATTCCAAAACGGCTCCGCTCACAGTTCTGAATGGGGAGgcttatttggaaaaaatcatggaagAGGACATGGAGCGGTGCGAAATGGAAGTTAAAGCTTTGGAATTAAGAGAAACCATGTCCACAACTACAACTGCCAGTGTCAGCCCAGGTACTCCATCGGAATCCAGGGAACTTATAGCCAACGGACGGCAATACAGCTTTAATTCTAGACAGTACTAA